A genomic region of Fundulus heteroclitus isolate FHET01 chromosome 24, MU-UCD_Fhet_4.1, whole genome shotgun sequence contains the following coding sequences:
- the arpc2 gene encoding actin-related protein 2/3 complex subunit 2: MILLEINNRIIEETLTLKFDGASNGTKPEAVDVTFADFDGVLYHISNPNGDKTKVMVSISLKFYKELQEHGADELLKRVYGNFLVSTEAGYNVSLLYDLEALPANKDEVVHQAGMLKRNCFASVFEKYFKFQEEGKEGEQRAVVHYRDDESMYVESKKDRVTVVFSTVFKDDDDVIIGKVFMQEFKEGRRASHTAPQVLFSHREPPLELKDTDAAVGDNIGYITFVLFPRHTNANARDNTINLIHTFRDYLHYHIKCSKAYIHTRMRAKTSDFLKVLNRARPDAEKKEMKTMSGKTFTR, encoded by the exons AACCAAACCTGAGGCCGTCGATGTGACGTTTGCTG ACTTCGATGGCGTCTTGTACCACATCTCCAACCCCAACGGGGACAAGACCAAAGTGATGGTCAGCATCTCCCTGAAGTTCTacaaggagctgcaggagcacGGCGCTGACGAG TTACTCAAGAGGGTCTACGGAAACTTCCTGGTTTCAACAGAGGCTG GCTACAACGTGTCCCTGCTCTACGACCTGGAGGCGCTGCCCGCCAACAAAGACGAGGTCGTTCACCAGGCCGGGATGCTCAAGAGGAACTGCTTCGCTTCGGTGTTCGAGAAGTACTTCAAGTTCCAGGAAGAGGGCAAGGAGGGCGAGCAGAGGGCCGTGGTCCACTACAGAGACGACGAGTCCAT GTACGTGGAGTCCAAGAAAGACAGGGTGACGGTTGTCTTCAGCACCGTGTTCAAAGACGACGACGACGTCATCATCGGCAAAGTCTTCATGCAG GAGTTCAAAGAGGGTCGGAGGGCCAGCCACACAGCTCCCCAGGTGCTCTTCAGCCACAGGGAGCCTCCTCTGGAGCTGAAGGACACAGACGCCGCCGTCGGGGACAACATCGGCTACATCACCTTCG TGCTGTTTCCTCGCCACACCAACGCCAACGCCAGAGACAACACCATCAACCTCATCCACACCTTCAGGGACTACCTGCACTACCACATAAAGTGCTCCAAG GCCTACATTCACACACGCATGAGAGCCAAGACGTCGGACTTCCTCAAGGTGCTGAACCGCGCCCGGCCCGACGCCGAGAAGAAGGAGATGAAGACCATGTC cggGAAGACTTTCACCCGCTGA